A DNA window from Helianthus annuus cultivar XRQ/B chromosome 15, HanXRQr2.0-SUNRISE, whole genome shotgun sequence contains the following coding sequences:
- the LOC110913970 gene encoding UDP-glucuronic acid decarboxylase 3 — translation MAGCLDEDVARIYIAEWIVHILWRNILVVLRLISHCTPVLLSNGNLIEQGDLEGGKHFVLWEDPFKKQCYLPVQETMLSIRVDGHIRLTEVNNTGPINLGNPGQHYDEFTMLEVAENVKELINPKVKIIHVENTHDDPRQIKPLITKPKEVLGWEPTFKLRYGLPPMDEDFHKRLGLPRTA, via the exons ATGGCAG GCTGCTTGGATGAAGATGTTGCTCGTATATACATTGCAGAATG GATCGTCCATATATTATGGCGAAATATACTTGTCGTATTGAGGCTGATAAGTCACTGTACCCCGGTATTGTTGTCCAACGGAAACCTTATTGAGCAAGGAGACCTAGAG GGTGGGAAGCATTTTGTGCTTTGGGAGGACCCGTTCAAGAAACAATGCTATCTACCTGTTCAAGAAACAATGCTATCTATTCGC GTCGATGGCCATATTCGGCTTACGGAAGTAAACAATACAGGCCCAATCAACCTTGGAAATCCAGGTCAACATTATG ATGAATTTACCATGCTTGAAGTTGCAGAGAATGTGAAAGAG CTGATAAACCCGAAAGTGAAAATAATACATGTGGAAAACACGCATGATGATCCTCGACAAATAAAGCCATTGATAACCAAGCCAAAGGAGGTGCTTGGTTGGGAACCAACATTCAAATTACGTTATGGACTTCCCCCAATGGACGAGGACTTCCACAAGAGGCTTGGACTACCAAGGACTGCATGA